From one Verrucomicrobiota bacterium genomic stretch:
- the argS gene encoding arginine--tRNA ligase: MESDWLDVRAKLADLFLKAALRTGTFDKSFDPELRISEPRFGDFQVNGVLGFAKRQKQNPKKLGEVLLAVALEDPALNTRCTLELSGPGFINIRLKAEFLFQWLQQFVGRCELNTLAGQTVVIDYSSPNTAKEMHVGHLRSMIIGESIQRLLRFAGAKVIRDNHLGDWGTQFGILIMAVKRAHLDITQLATDALEAFERLYREGVALTQQDAQALEQARQELVKLQQGDPENLAIWQKINEASYRSFDEIYRQMGVAFDYVLGESFYRDRVDRIYTELQAVGLAEENEGALVIFHREHERFKDQPFLIRKSDSASNYATTDLAAVLYRVEEFHADEIIYVTDGRQQDHFQQLFLSVEKWFQKKHRSVPVLKHVWFGTVLGEDGRAIKTRSGDPVKLRQLMDEAIHWAYAMVDKKNPELAESEKQEIARVVGLSAIKYADLSQNRTNDYVFSWQKMLAPEGNTAPYLLYAVARLNALFRKLGVDPEQPSIGAITTSEERTLACQIIAFPSVVRQAIDDLRPHYLCTYLYNLASEFSSFYNANRILGEADTVRNTRLLLCQFTRYVLKTGLSLLGIETIEKM, translated from the coding sequence ATGGAATCCGATTGGCTCGATGTACGAGCGAAACTAGCCGATTTGTTTTTGAAAGCAGCGTTACGGACGGGGACTTTCGATAAGAGTTTTGATCCGGAATTACGCATTTCGGAGCCGAGATTTGGTGATTTTCAAGTCAATGGTGTTTTAGGTTTCGCGAAAAGACAGAAGCAAAACCCGAAGAAGTTAGGGGAGGTGCTACTTGCGGTGGCACTTGAAGATCCCGCATTAAACACACGGTGTACATTGGAGCTTTCTGGTCCGGGGTTTATTAATATTCGTCTCAAGGCAGAGTTTTTATTCCAATGGCTCCAGCAGTTTGTCGGCCGTTGTGAGCTCAATACGCTTGCGGGGCAGACGGTTGTGATCGATTATTCGAGTCCAAATACGGCGAAAGAGATGCATGTTGGCCATCTTCGCTCGATGATTATCGGTGAATCGATTCAGCGTCTTTTACGTTTTGCGGGCGCGAAGGTCATTCGTGACAATCACCTAGGCGATTGGGGAACGCAATTTGGGATCCTCATTATGGCCGTAAAGCGGGCACACCTCGATATTACGCAATTGGCAACAGATGCCCTTGAGGCTTTTGAGCGCCTCTACCGCGAGGGCGTTGCGCTGACGCAACAGGATGCACAGGCCTTAGAACAAGCCCGTCAAGAACTGGTTAAACTTCAACAGGGTGATCCAGAAAATCTAGCGATTTGGCAGAAAATTAACGAAGCCTCTTACCGTTCGTTTGATGAAATTTACCGCCAGATGGGCGTCGCTTTTGATTATGTTTTAGGGGAATCATTCTATCGCGACCGCGTCGATCGGATTTATACAGAGCTACAAGCAGTTGGATTAGCCGAGGAAAATGAGGGCGCTCTCGTGATTTTTCATCGGGAACACGAACGCTTTAAGGATCAACCGTTTTTAATTCGAAAATCGGATAGTGCGTCGAATTATGCAACAACGGATCTTGCCGCTGTCTTGTACCGTGTTGAGGAATTCCATGCGGATGAGATCATATACGTGACGGATGGTCGGCAGCAGGACCACTTTCAGCAGCTCTTTTTATCCGTTGAGAAATGGTTTCAGAAAAAACACCGCTCGGTACCTGTTTTAAAGCATGTGTGGTTCGGAACGGTACTGGGGGAGGATGGTCGTGCGATTAAGACGCGCTCTGGAGATCCGGTAAAGCTTCGGCAGTTGATGGACGAAGCGATTCATTGGGCTTACGCAATGGTCGACAAAAAAAATCCTGAACTTGCTGAGTCCGAAAAGCAGGAGATTGCACGCGTAGTCGGCCTGAGTGCGATCAAGTACGCCGATTTATCGCAAAATCGGACGAATGATTACGTTTTTTCGTGGCAGAAAATGCTCGCGCCTGAAGGCAACACAGCACCTTATCTGCTTTATGCGGTGGCGCGCCTCAATGCGTTATTTCGCAAACTTGGCGTCGATCCGGAGCAACCCTCTATAGGAGCGATTACGACATCGGAAGAGCGTACACTTGCTTGCCAAATTATTGCATTTCCCAGCGTCGTTCGACAGGCTATTGATGATCTTCGTCCGCATTACTTATGCACC